The genomic stretch GGTGGAATAGCGCCTGACTTGCCTATCAAAGCCTCGTATTCTGTTTTTGATATTGTAGTAAGTCTCAAGCGCGCCAACTACTGAACCGTCTATCAAGATTGGAACGTTCGTCCGAACTATATAAACGGTCTCTTTCTTGCCCTCCGAATCTTCTATGTTTTTTCGTAAAAGATTAGTTTGAGCAACCCCTTTGGATATGCTGTCGGTAAAGTATCTTTCTCGATTTATTTCTCCTCTCTCTCTCGGATCGGAAGAATAAATAGTATTGCCTGATTTCGTGTAAATCTTCAGCTTCATCACGTCGAGTCTGTTTTCTATCTGTCTGACCTGCCTTAAGAGATCGCCTTGAAGGTCGGCTCTTTTCAATTCTACCTTGCCTGATCCGAGGGACAACGCTATGTCACGCGCTGAACCCCCTGCTTCAATTTTAATTTCGTTAATTGTAGACCTAGTCACTACAGGATTGATGATACTAATATTTATCGCCGAATACGTCGTTATTACCAATAGGGATAAGATGAGAATGATCCTTAAGAACTTGTTCTTGGAATAAATACGCAGGTTTTTTATTGTCTCGCGTATTTTATTCACCGCACACTTCCCCCTCTAACCCAGACAAACGATCCTTTAGAATTGAGGGATTCGGCGGGGGCGTCGGCCAAGCAGGCTGCTGGCAATCCGATATGGTTGAGCCAGGCCGAGGGAGCAGGCTTAGGCCCGCCCCATGCGGTGTTGAGCGAAGGGTCGCCTGGATGGCAGATGGCGGGAATAGGGAAGTCGGCCTTCGCGAGGCAGACAAACGCCACCGTATCGTGGAGAATGTGGGTTAATGAATACGCGCCCACTAGAGGGCTCCCAGCCCTGGGCCCGTGGGCAAAAACGCGAACTTAATGTCTATATACTACAAAAGGAAGGAGTTGGCAAGCATTTTTTGAGGTAATTTCTTAGGATAAGTGCAATTTGGATCTTCCCGCTGTCCCCTGCACCCTCGTGCCAGAGCTCGTCGACGCACCGTCGTTAGGGGGGTTTCATTCCCCTCAAGGATTGGATACTCTTGGGATATGTTGGTTCGACTCCCATGGAGGGAAAGAACTATGGCGCAACAACGGTTCCTTACAGGCGAGGAGGTCCTCGCATTGCTCACCGGCCTCATCCACCCGCCCAAGCAGGTCGGGCCTGCGAGTGTTACCCTGACCGTCCGCGCAGTGGAAAAGGTGGTCGGTCCCGGCTCACTCGACTTCGGCGGCAGTGAGTGGCAGCCCGTGGAGACCGAACCCGTCGAGGCGGTCAAGACCGATACCCAGGAGCCCTACGGCTGGTGGGACTTGGGTCGGGGACGTTACCGGTTGGCATACAATGAGGCTGGGGCGGTCGCCGATGGTCACATCGGCCTTCTCGCGCCCTGGGCCGAGGCGGTATCGAGCGGGCTCATCCATCCGACGGTTTTCCTGCCTCCTGGAGCCCAGATCTCATCCATCGTGGTCGCCGTTGGGGCCTTTGGGATCAAGATCAAAGAAAACGCCCGCGTGAGCGAGCTGGCCCTATATCGTCTTGGATGAAAAGCTCCTAATAGCGAGGCCGGGCCGGGGAGCCGTTGGGCGCCCCTCCGACAGGCTAAGCCGCCATCACCGGATGTCCAGGAAGAAGGCCTCGGCTTGGGTGGAGATATCAAGGCCAAGGGCGGCCCGAAGGCAGATGACAAGGCATCGGCCCAAGGCCCGCCAGGGCCCCATGGCGAGGAATTTTCGACCCGAGGTCCTAACGGGCGACCAAATCAGGTGGACCCGCTCAGCCCGTGCGAGGCGGGTGGAGAACTCGAGGTCTTCGGCCGGAGCCTCCTCGT from Nitrospinota bacterium encodes the following:
- a CDS encoding dCTP deaminase, giving the protein MAQQRFLTGEEVLALLTGLIHPPKQVGPASVTLTVRAVEKVVGPGSLDFGGSEWQPVETEPVEAVKTDTQEPYGWWDLGRGRYRLAYNEAGAVADGHIGLLAPWAEAVSSGLIHPTVFLPPGAQISSIVVAVGAFGIKIKENARVSELALYRLG